The DNA sequence ATTTAACTTAATCTGCTCATCAATCTTAATCAATTGATATTTTTTAATTGTATCAATCGCAAATTTTAAAGGATCTTTTTCAACTTTTCCGCTGCTCGATTTTTCATCCCAATTACTGCTAATTTGATATTCGCCAAGTGTAATTGTAAGAACATAATTTTTAAGTTTTTCGTCATCAATTTTTTCAATAACATCTGCTAAATTAAAATTTCCTTTTATATATGAATCATATACAATTCCAGCAAGTTTTCTTAAAGAATTATTTGTAAAATCTTCGGGCTGAATTGCATCAAATATTTTTCCAATTATTTCTTCATTTCCATCGTAAAGTAAATGAATTAATTCTTTTTCCAGATTTACTAATTGTGTGTTGATTTCTGTTTTTATTACTGAATTCGGTTTTCCGGTTTTCGTTATTTTCTGATCACTTTGAAATTCATTCTTTTTATTTTGACTAAGAAATTTATTCAACTCCGATTCAATTAATTTTTCTCGTAAATTAAATTTTCTTGAAATTGAACGAATTAATAAACTTCGCTTTAATTCATCATTTACAAACGCAGCGGATTTAACCAATTCCCGTATGGCTTCCGCTTCGGTTGTAGGATTTTCAAACATTCCTTCCGCTTCGTATTGAGATGTTTGGAATTCCAAAAAGTTCTGTGCGGTTTTTAACAAATCTTCAAAACTCTCTTTTCCGTATTCTGTTATAAACGAATCCGGATCTTCGCCTTGCGGCAAACTTAACATTGAAACATCGAAATCTTGCTTAAGTAAAATTTCTATACTTCGCATTGAAGCTTTCAATCCGGCTGTATCTGCATCAAAAATTACTGTAACATTTTTTGTATAACGCGAAAGCAATTTTACTTGATCATCAGTTAGAGAAGTTCCCGAAGATGCAACAACATTTTTAATTCCGTTTTGGAACAAAGCAATCAAATCCATGTAACCTTCTACAAGAATTGCTTTATCCATTTTTCTAATTTCATCTTTTGAATGAAACAATCCATACAAACTTTTTCTTTTTAGATAAATTGTTGATTCGGGAGAATTTAAATATTTGGCAATATTTTCTTCACCTTGAAAAACTCTTCCGCCGAATGCAATCACTCTTCCGTTTGGAGAAAAAATTGGAAAAATAATTCTTCCTCTAAATTTATCGTAATATTTTCCGGCATCTTTTGAATCAATCAATCCTAAAAGTTTTGCATTATCTAAATTTATTTTATTCTCAATTGCATAATTCACAAAATGATCCCAGCCGTTTGGCGCAAATCCCAATCCAAAAGTTTTTTGCGTTTGCAATTTTATTTTTCTCAATTTAAAATAATCGCGGGCAATTTCTCCCATTTCCGAATTAAGTAAATTGTTGCTGAAATACTTTGCCGCAAAAACATTTATTTCATAAAGTTCTTCAAGTTCCGTTTGCTGTGAAGTAACTTGTTCTTCCTCAAAATTTAATTTTATTCCAACAGATTCCGCAATTTCTTGAACTGCTTCAATAAAGGAAATACTTTTGTAATCCATCAAAAATTTATAAACATTTCCGCCTGCGTGACATCCGAAGCAATGAAATATTTGTTTGTCTTCGCTAACTGTAAACGACGGAGTTTTTTCTTGATGAAACGGACAAAGTCCGATAAAATTTTTTCCTCTTTTTCTAAGCGCAACAAATGATGAAATTACATCAACAATATTT is a window from the Ignavibacteriota bacterium genome containing:
- a CDS encoding DNA primase produces the protein MRIPENTIEEIRSSANIVDVISSFVALRKRGKNFIGLCPFHQEKTPSFTVSEDKQIFHCFGCHAGGNVYKFLMDYKSISFIEAVQEIAESVGIKLNFEEEQVTSQQTELEELYEINVFAAKYFSNNLLNSEMGEIARDYFKLRKIKLQTQKTFGLGFAPNGWDHFVNYAIENKINLDNAKLLGLIDSKDAGKYYDKFRGRIIFPIFSPNGRVIAFGGRVFQGEENIAKYLNSPESTIYLKRKSLYGLFHSKDEIRKMDKAILVEGYMDLIALFQNGIKNVVASSGTSLTDDQVKLLSRYTKNVTVIFDADTAGLKASMRSIEILLKQDFDVSMLSLPQGEDPDSFITEYGKESFEDLLKTAQNFLEFQTSQYEAEGMFENPTTEAEAIRELVKSAAFVNDELKRSLLIRSISRKFNLREKLIESELNKFLSQNKKNEFQSDQKITKTGKPNSVIKTEINTQLVNLEKELIHLLYDGNEEIIGKIFDAIQPEDFTNNSLRKLAGIVYDSYIKGNFNLADVIEKIDDEKLKNYVLTITLGEYQISSNWDEKSSSGKVEKDPLKFAIDTIKKYQLIKIDEQIKLNDMKIENLGNDPEVINIMKENDELRKEKTSLFKS